From a single Kitasatospora sp. NBC_00458 genomic region:
- a CDS encoding type II secretion system F family protein, producing MTVDRVELCWTTALCGAATAGWWRLQRQFAGVRRTRGMLGGLGEVGGFGGAGGFDGGGWGRRPRPRAVALLGGRAGRLWRSVRGAPELLLLPGGLAACWVTVSPVPVLAAGLAVLPVRRWRLRRAAAVEAGLRAAAVVELCAALAGELRSGATPEQALHLVTTRIAADRAELSRIGQEPVARLAAGRYGADVPAALRLLAELPGGRGAAAVAACWRVASDGGSGLAAGLDGVAEALRVERSLAEEIAAELAAPRTTIAVLAGLPFAGLLLGAAMGARPLDVLLHTSAGLACLVAGAALEGLGLAWTARIVRSAAEGALEAPPEGGPPVEGRPEAGDGWRCGISRTRVREGRPSGSFRREAMSS from the coding sequence ATGACGGTTGACCGGGTCGAACTCTGCTGGACGACGGCGCTCTGCGGAGCGGCGACGGCCGGATGGTGGCGCCTGCAGCGGCAGTTCGCGGGGGTCCGGCGGACCAGGGGGATGCTCGGCGGGCTCGGTGAGGTCGGCGGGTTCGGCGGAGCCGGTGGGTTCGACGGCGGTGGGTGGGGTCGACGGCCCCGGCCGCGGGCCGTGGCGCTGCTCGGCGGCCGGGCGGGCAGGCTCTGGCGGAGTGTCCGCGGTGCACCCGAACTGCTGCTCCTGCCCGGCGGGTTGGCGGCCTGCTGGGTGACGGTGTCGCCCGTCCCCGTGCTGGCCGCCGGGCTGGCCGTCCTGCCGGTACGGCGGTGGCGGCTGCGGCGGGCGGCGGCGGTCGAGGCCGGGCTGCGGGCGGCCGCGGTGGTGGAGCTCTGCGCCGCTCTGGCGGGAGAGCTTCGCAGCGGGGCGACTCCCGAACAGGCCCTGCACCTGGTGACCACGCGGATCGCCGCCGACCGCGCCGAGCTGAGCCGGATCGGTCAGGAGCCGGTCGCCCGGCTCGCGGCCGGACGGTACGGCGCGGACGTGCCCGCCGCGCTCCGGCTGCTCGCCGAACTGCCGGGCGGCCGCGGGGCGGCCGCCGTGGCCGCCTGCTGGCGGGTCGCCTCCGACGGCGGGAGCGGGCTGGCGGCCGGGCTCGACGGGGTGGCCGAGGCGCTGCGCGTCGAACGGTCGCTGGCCGAGGAGATCGCCGCCGAACTGGCGGCGCCGCGCACCACGATCGCGGTGCTGGCCGGGTTGCCGTTCGCGGGGCTGCTGCTCGGTGCGGCGATGGGTGCCCGGCCGTTGGACGTCCTGCTCCACACGTCCGCCGGGCTGGCCTGCCTGGTGGCGGGGGCGGCCCTGGAGGGGCTCGGACTGGCCTGGACGGCGCGCATCGTCCGGTCGGCGGCAGAGGGGGCGCTGGAAGCCCCTCCGGAGGGCGGGCCGCCCGTCGAGGGGCGGCCGGAGGCCGGCGACGGGTGGAGGTGCGGGATCTCCCGCACCCGGGTGCGGGAGGGGCGGCCGAGCGGATCGTTCCGACGGGAGGCGATGTCGTCGTGA